Proteins from one Planctomyces sp. SH-PL62 genomic window:
- a CDS encoding IS5 family transposase (programmed frameshift), giving the protein MTRRYELKDEEFALIADLLPPVGRPGGRWNDHRTTLDGVLWILHTGAQWRELPERYGKWKSVYDRFNRWARDGTIDRILERLHLELDASGRIDFDLWCIDGTSIRAGRAAAGAGGKRGTAEPADHALGRSRGGFGTKLHLVVDSGGVPLSAVVTAGQAHESRSLEPALEAVRIKRPGRGRPRRRPRRLAGDKGYSYRRIRRYLRRRGIKAVIPTRKDQRRSPTFDAEAYRRRNIVERCILWMKENRRLATRFEKLAVNFLAMVKLAMIRRCFRLIEPSDRT; this is encoded by the exons ATGACGCGACGCTACGAGCTGAAGGACGAGGAGTTCGCCCTGATCGCCGACCTGCTCCCTCCGGTCGGGAGGCCGGGCGGGCGGTGGAACGACCACCGCACGACGCTCGACGGCGTCCTCTGGATCCTCCATACGGGCGCCCAGTGGCGGGAGCTGCCGGAGCGATACGGAAAGTGGAAGAGCGTCTACGACCGATTCAACCGCTGGGCCCGCGACGGCACGATCGACCGCATCCTGGAGCGGCTGCATCTCGAGCTGGACGCCTCGGGGCGGATCGACTTCGACCTCTGGTGCATCGACGGGACGTCCATCCGGGCCGGCCGCGCGGCCGCCGGGGCC GGGGGGAAAAGGGGGACGGCCGAGCCGGCCGACCACGCCCTCGGCCGCTCGCGCGGCGGCTTCGGGACGAAGCTGCACCTGGTCGTCGACTCCGGCGGCGTCCCGCTGTCGGCCGTCGTCACCGCGGGCCAGGCCCACGAGTCGAGGTCCCTGGAGCCGGCGCTCGAGGCGGTGCGGATCAAGCGGCCCGGCCGGGGCCGGCCGCGACGCCGGCCCCGCCGCCTGGCCGGCGACAAGGGGTATAGCTACAGACGCATCCGCCGCTACCTGCGACGGCGAGGGATCAAGGCGGTGATCCCGACCCGCAAGGACCAGCGGCGAAGCCCGACGTTCGACGCCGAGGCCTACCGCCGCCGCAACATCGTCGAGAGGTGCATCCTCTGGATGAAGGAGAACCGGCGGCTGGCGACGCGGTTCGAGAAGCTGGCGGTCAACTTCCTGGCCATGGTCAAGCTGGCCATGATCCGCCGTTGCTTTCGGCTCATCGAGCCGTCAGACAGAACCTAG
- a CDS encoding DUF1501 domain-containing protein — protein MARFVEGCSSFRSGSRREFLRAGGLGLLNLGLPTLLQAREMTAAQGDVIGGASASTFGRAKSCILLFMWGGPAQQETWDLKPEAPEGVRGEFKPIATTVPGLEISEHFPMLSQRAHRLAVIRSMHHGDVNHTTATHELLTGRPIPRVGGGPFGEDWPHYGSMLAHLGRHQDRTSLPTSIQMMPVSLDGAPRFVESSHGQGAGWLGPALDPFTIDADLNRQAAAADFRLPASIAPGRFADRRKLLQTVEDQARRLELNAQVQAMQAHYVRAHDLLTDPRALAAFDLDQEDPKLRDRYGRHAHGQAVLQARRLVEAGVPITTVFWQNDGTTNVSVYWDTHNRNFIDLKTRLMPPADQAFSALLDDLGSRGLLDETLVVWTGEFGRTPRVGQSVVGGAGAGRDGRDHWPHCFSTVLAGAGIRGGTVWGASDRWAAYPARDPVTPADVAATIYHLLGIDPSLEIRDKLDRPHRLCLGEPVTGVLA, from the coding sequence ATGGCTCGATTTGTGGAAGGATGTTCGTCATTCCGGTCCGGCTCGCGTCGCGAGTTTCTTCGCGCGGGTGGGCTCGGGCTCCTGAATCTGGGCCTGCCCACCCTGCTCCAGGCGCGCGAGATGACCGCGGCGCAGGGCGACGTGATCGGGGGCGCGTCCGCTTCGACTTTCGGCCGGGCGAAGTCGTGCATCCTGCTGTTCATGTGGGGCGGACCAGCCCAGCAAGAGACCTGGGACCTCAAGCCCGAGGCGCCCGAGGGCGTGAGGGGCGAGTTCAAGCCGATCGCCACCACGGTGCCCGGCCTGGAGATCTCCGAGCATTTCCCCATGCTGTCCCAGCGCGCCCACAGGCTCGCGGTGATCCGGTCGATGCACCATGGCGACGTGAACCACACCACCGCCACCCACGAGCTGCTCACCGGCCGGCCGATCCCTCGCGTGGGCGGCGGCCCGTTCGGTGAAGATTGGCCGCACTACGGGTCGATGCTCGCCCACCTCGGCAGGCACCAGGATCGCACGTCGCTTCCCACCTCCATCCAGATGATGCCGGTGAGCCTGGACGGAGCCCCTCGGTTCGTCGAATCCAGCCACGGCCAGGGCGCGGGCTGGCTCGGGCCGGCTCTCGACCCTTTCACGATCGACGCCGATCTGAACCGGCAGGCGGCCGCCGCCGACTTCCGGCTGCCCGCGAGCATCGCGCCCGGTCGGTTCGCCGACCGCCGCAAGCTTCTCCAGACGGTCGAGGATCAGGCCCGCAGACTTGAGCTGAACGCCCAGGTTCAGGCCATGCAGGCGCATTACGTCCGCGCCCACGACCTGCTGACCGATCCTCGTGCCCTGGCCGCGTTCGACCTGGATCAGGAAGACCCGAAGCTCCGCGATCGGTACGGCCGGCACGCCCACGGCCAGGCCGTCTTGCAGGCGCGACGCCTGGTGGAAGCCGGCGTGCCGATCACGACGGTCTTCTGGCAGAACGACGGAACCACGAACGTGAGCGTCTACTGGGACACCCACAACCGCAACTTCATCGACCTCAAGACCCGGCTGATGCCTCCCGCCGACCAGGCCTTCTCCGCCCTGCTCGACGACCTCGGATCGCGTGGGCTGCTCGACGAAACCCTGGTCGTCTGGACGGGCGAATTCGGCCGGACCCCGCGTGTGGGGCAGTCGGTCGTCGGTGGTGCGGGGGCCGGTCGCGATGGTCGGGACCACTGGCCGCACTGCTTCAGCACCGTGCTCGCCGGCGCGGGCATCCGCGGCGGCACCGTCTGGGGTGCGTCTGACCGCTGGGCGGCCTACCCCGCACGCGACCCGGTGACGCCGGCCGACGTCGCGGCCACGATCTATCACCTGCTCGGCATCGACCCTTCGCTCGAAATCCGCGACAAGCTCGACCGCCCGCACCGTCTCTGCCTCGGCGAGCCGGTGACCGGCGTACTCGCTTGA
- a CDS encoding efflux RND transporter periplasmic adaptor subunit: MRARRSHAACLPALGLAATVFAAGCDRTTGERTARAELKESPAVVRVSVVKPTRATVSRTSEQPGQIEAVETTPIYAKLGGYVEAVAVDIGDAVKTGQELARLHVPETEADLKQKRAAVREAESERKQCEAAVEVARAGVESAGAKVQEIQSGVRRAEAEAERWRAEFARVEQLANERALTGSLVDETRSKLQAAKAGRDEVKAKVRSAEAALAEAEAFLGKSRSDLDAAVSHIEVARFEAERAEAMEGYARILSPYDGVVTRRGVDVGHLTTPGAAGEPLFVVARSGVVTVVVGVPETEAPFVDVGDRARVRLQALEGRTFEGRVTRIAWALDPATRTLRTEVDLTNAGGLIRPGLYAYATIIAEEHEDVLSVPASAVASEGGKSFCVTLEEGRARRKEVKLGLSDGKRTEVVSGIGEGDEVVESNSASLADGQAVARIDPPSATPKGKN, encoded by the coding sequence ATGCGAGCCAGACGATCGCACGCGGCGTGCCTGCCCGCCCTCGGGCTTGCGGCGACGGTGTTCGCCGCCGGGTGCGACCGCACGACCGGCGAGCGGACGGCCCGAGCGGAGCTGAAGGAGTCCCCCGCCGTCGTCCGGGTCTCCGTCGTGAAGCCGACCCGGGCGACCGTCTCTCGGACCAGTGAACAGCCGGGGCAGATCGAGGCGGTCGAGACGACGCCCATCTACGCGAAGCTCGGCGGCTACGTCGAGGCCGTCGCCGTCGACATCGGCGATGCGGTCAAGACGGGGCAGGAGCTCGCCCGCCTCCACGTGCCCGAGACCGAGGCCGACCTCAAGCAGAAGCGCGCCGCCGTGCGGGAGGCCGAGTCCGAACGGAAACAATGCGAGGCCGCCGTCGAGGTCGCCCGGGCGGGCGTCGAGAGCGCCGGGGCGAAGGTCCAGGAGATCCAATCCGGCGTCAGGAGGGCCGAGGCGGAGGCCGAACGCTGGCGAGCGGAATTCGCCCGCGTCGAGCAACTCGCCAACGAGCGGGCGCTCACCGGCAGCCTCGTCGATGAGACGCGGAGCAAACTCCAGGCGGCCAAGGCCGGCCGCGACGAGGTCAAGGCCAAGGTGCGTTCGGCGGAGGCGGCGCTCGCCGAGGCGGAGGCGTTCCTCGGCAAGTCGCGTTCCGACCTGGACGCGGCCGTCTCGCATATCGAGGTCGCCCGCTTCGAGGCGGAACGGGCCGAGGCGATGGAAGGTTATGCGAGGATCCTCTCGCCCTACGACGGCGTCGTGACCAGGAGGGGCGTCGACGTCGGCCACCTCACGACGCCCGGGGCCGCGGGCGAACCGCTCTTCGTCGTCGCCCGTTCCGGGGTCGTCACCGTCGTCGTCGGCGTCCCCGAGACCGAGGCCCCCTTCGTCGACGTGGGTGACCGGGCGCGCGTCCGCCTGCAGGCGCTGGAGGGGAGGACGTTCGAGGGCCGAGTGACCCGGATCGCCTGGGCCCTCGACCCGGCGACGCGGACGCTTCGCACCGAAGTCGACCTGACCAACGCGGGCGGGTTGATCCGCCCCGGCCTCTACGCCTACGCGACCATCATCGCCGAGGAGCACGAAGACGTGCTCAGCGTACCCGCTTCCGCCGTCGCCTCCGAGGGGGGGAAATCCTTCTGCGTCACCCTTGAGGAAGGCCGTGCGAGGCGAAAAGAAGTGAAGCTCGGCCTGAGCGACGGCAAACGGACCGAGGTCGTTTCCGGGATCGGGGAGGGGGACGAGGTCGTCGAATCGAACTCCGCCTCGCTCGCCGACGGCCAGGCCGTCGCCAGGATCGATCCCCCGTCCGCGACTCCCAAGGGGAAGAATTGA
- a CDS encoding TolC family protein yields the protein MWLPSLYLGPNWIRHDGQAQVVEGQVRTISKSSLFLGGTAAAGSSVSGPVPAGGPAQVSGLTSILRFSDAIFEPLAARQVLDSRRAGIQTATNDALLGVAESYLDLQRAAGTLAIAREAATNAEALASLTASYARSGAGLEADHRRAAAERERQRKNVELAVGELEAASAELVLRTRLDPRLVVAPVEPPEAVLRIVPEGCPIDELIVVGLRSRPELAEAQALVQATLTRLRQAKLRPFIPSLAFRYSGGGFGGGANGFFGDFASRSDADVNLYWEIQNLGFADRAITKQRAAQQRTANLELLKLQDRVASEVVLAEKGRIAAARRMKRAGQALPEAQESLALNLTSIRRGAGLPGATRPIEVLQPIQALAQARTDYLDAVLDHNRWQFRLYRALGRPPGLAPISIGTDSTLEPD from the coding sequence ATGTGGCTGCCCAGCCTCTACCTCGGGCCCAACTGGATCCGCCACGACGGCCAGGCCCAGGTCGTCGAGGGCCAGGTCCGCACCATCAGCAAGAGTTCGCTCTTCCTGGGGGGCACCGCGGCGGCCGGCTCCAGCGTGAGCGGCCCGGTGCCCGCGGGCGGGCCCGCGCAGGTTTCCGGGCTCACCTCCATCCTCCGATTCTCGGACGCCATCTTCGAGCCGCTGGCCGCGAGGCAGGTCCTGGACTCGCGGAGGGCCGGGATCCAGACCGCGACCAACGACGCCCTGCTCGGGGTCGCCGAATCGTACCTGGACCTGCAACGGGCGGCCGGGACGCTGGCGATCGCCCGCGAGGCGGCGACGAATGCGGAGGCGCTCGCGAGCCTGACCGCCTCGTACGCCCGGAGCGGCGCCGGCCTCGAAGCGGATCACCGCAGGGCGGCCGCCGAGCGGGAGCGGCAGCGGAAGAACGTCGAGCTGGCGGTCGGCGAGCTCGAGGCGGCCTCCGCCGAGCTCGTCCTCAGGACGCGGCTCGACCCCAGGCTCGTCGTGGCCCCGGTCGAGCCGCCGGAGGCCGTCCTCCGCATCGTCCCGGAGGGGTGCCCGATCGACGAGCTCATCGTCGTCGGGCTCCGCAGCCGACCCGAGCTGGCCGAGGCCCAGGCGCTCGTCCAGGCCACGCTCACCCGCCTCAGGCAGGCGAAGCTCAGGCCGTTCATCCCGAGCCTCGCGTTCCGCTACTCCGGCGGCGGGTTCGGCGGCGGGGCGAACGGCTTCTTCGGCGATTTCGCCAGCCGCAGCGACGCCGACGTGAACCTCTACTGGGAAATCCAGAACCTGGGATTCGCCGACCGAGCCATCACGAAACAACGGGCCGCCCAGCAACGCACCGCGAACCTGGAGCTGTTGAAGCTCCAGGACCGCGTCGCCTCCGAGGTGGTCCTGGCCGAGAAGGGGCGGATCGCGGCGGCGAGGCGGATGAAGAGGGCGGGCCAGGCCCTGCCGGAAGCCCAGGAATCGCTCGCCCTGAACCTCACGAGCATCCGGCGTGGGGCGGGCCTGCCCGGGGCGACCCGCCCCATCGAGGTGCTCCAACCGATCCAGGCCCTCGCCCAGGCGCGCACGGACTACCTCGACGCCGTGCTCGACCACAATCGGTGGCAGTTCCGCCTCTACCGCGCCCTCGGCAGGCCTCCGGGCCTGGCCCCGATTTCGATCGGGACGGATTCGACTCTCGAGCCGGACTGA
- a CDS encoding PadR family transcriptional regulator, translated as MGDLLTKMFLGGFVRMHVLYHAVKEPIFGVEMMEELARHGYDVGPGTLYPMLQKLEEVGYLTSHAEVVAGKSRKYYRATTAGAAALEATKAKLRELVEEVLEDGPPRPGLEPDRSDDPA; from the coding sequence GTGGGCGATCTGCTGACGAAGATGTTCCTGGGAGGGTTCGTGCGGATGCACGTCCTCTACCACGCCGTGAAGGAGCCCATCTTCGGCGTGGAGATGATGGAGGAGCTCGCCCGGCACGGATACGACGTCGGCCCAGGCACCCTCTACCCCATGCTCCAGAAGCTCGAAGAGGTCGGCTACCTGACGTCGCACGCGGAGGTCGTCGCGGGGAAGTCGCGGAAATACTACCGGGCGACCACGGCAGGGGCTGCGGCCCTGGAGGCGACCAAGGCCAAGCTCCGGGAACTGGTCGAGGAAGTCCTCGAGGACGGGCCGCCGAGGCCCGGCCTGGAGCCCGACCGGTCGGACGATCCCGCCTGA
- a CDS encoding efflux RND transporter permease subunit: MNPIVFAMRRPLTVIVAVVAVALGSALALLRMPVDVFPNLNLPVVYVCQPYGGMDPAQMEGLLTNYYEYHFLYIGGIHHVESKNIQGMALMKLFFHPGTNMAQAMAETIGYVTRSRAFMPPGTVSPFITRFDAGSVPVGYLVLSSETKSIGEIQDQALFKVRPMFASLPGVSAPPPFGGSQRTVVVSLDPDRLRSYKMSPDEVTKALVSGNVISPSGNVRIGDEMPIVPVNSLVKQADDLKAIPIRPGATPTVYLRDVATVKDSSDTTTGYALVNGRRAVYILVTKRADASTLSVVRSVKEALPSMQAVLPDDIKVGFEFDQSPTVTNAMKSLATEGALGALLTGLMVLVFLRDWRSVVVVVLNIPVALCGAVVALWLTGQTINLMTLGGLALAIGILVDEATVEMENIHAKLEHEHADDVPRAVRQGNLDTAVPRLLAMLCILAVFIPSFFMQGAAQALFAPLSLAVGFAMVSSYLLSSTFVPVLSVWLLKNRRRPEGRPGRRTTFDATRDAYGRFLGWVVRLRWLVVPAYLASALLITYGVGRRLGMEIFPRVDAGRFQIRIKAAAGTRIEKTEQIARAALAAVDEDAGEGAVEISVGYVGLIPSSYPINAIYQWTAGPEEVVLRVALRHDAGVDVEALKRRLRDKLGREMPDVRFSFEPADIVSDVMSFGSPTPVEVAVSGPAYADVRAHAAKVKDELAKVSSLRDLQYAQALDYPTVSVDIDRERAGLSGVTVEEISRSLVTATSSSRFVVPNYWPDPKTGIGYQVQVEIPPVVMDSMRQVETIPVQRAGGPSVLMRDVAEVRRGSMPGEFDRYNMKRSISLTANIAGEDLGRAATRVAEAIKRAGDPPKGVVVDVRGQIVPMREILAGLSVGLAMSILVILLLLTANFQSLRLALVAASTAPAVVCGVVVALWVTGTTINLQSFMGAIMAVGVAVANAILLVTFAERRRRESDAGAAEAALDGARGRLRPILMTSCAMTAGMVPLALGLGEGGEQTAPLGRAVIGGLVAGTLATLFVLPSLFALVQARSSRRSASVDPDDPESRYFDHPAADMPGDSPNGPPFEAATASHGEGRRGLPGEPHR; the protein is encoded by the coding sequence ATGAACCCCATCGTCTTCGCCATGAGGCGGCCGCTCACCGTCATCGTGGCCGTCGTCGCCGTCGCCCTCGGCAGCGCGCTCGCACTCCTCCGGATGCCCGTCGACGTCTTCCCGAACCTCAACCTGCCGGTCGTCTACGTCTGCCAGCCCTACGGCGGCATGGACCCCGCCCAGATGGAAGGGCTGCTCACCAACTATTACGAATATCACTTCCTGTATATCGGCGGCATCCACCACGTCGAATCGAAGAACATCCAGGGCATGGCCCTGATGAAGCTTTTCTTCCACCCGGGCACGAACATGGCCCAGGCGATGGCCGAGACCATCGGCTACGTCACCCGCTCGCGGGCCTTCATGCCGCCGGGGACCGTCTCGCCGTTCATCACCCGGTTCGACGCCGGGAGCGTGCCCGTCGGCTACCTCGTCCTCTCCAGCGAGACGAAGAGCATCGGCGAGATCCAGGACCAGGCCCTCTTCAAGGTCCGCCCGATGTTCGCCAGCCTCCCCGGGGTCTCGGCCCCGCCGCCGTTCGGCGGGAGCCAGCGGACCGTCGTCGTCAGCCTCGACCCGGACCGGCTGCGTTCCTACAAGATGTCCCCGGACGAGGTGACGAAGGCCCTTGTCTCGGGCAACGTCATCAGCCCGTCGGGCAACGTCCGCATCGGCGACGAGATGCCCATCGTGCCGGTGAACTCGCTCGTCAAGCAGGCGGACGACCTCAAGGCGATCCCCATCCGCCCGGGCGCGACCCCCACCGTCTACCTCCGCGACGTGGCGACCGTCAAGGATTCCTCCGACACGACGACCGGCTACGCCCTCGTGAACGGACGCCGGGCGGTCTACATCCTCGTGACGAAGCGCGCCGACGCCTCGACGCTCTCGGTGGTGAGGAGCGTGAAGGAGGCCCTGCCGTCGATGCAGGCGGTCCTCCCCGACGACATCAAGGTCGGGTTCGAGTTCGACCAGTCGCCGACCGTGACGAACGCGATGAAGAGCCTCGCCACCGAAGGGGCGCTCGGGGCGTTGCTCACGGGGCTCATGGTGCTCGTCTTCCTCCGCGACTGGCGGAGCGTCGTCGTCGTCGTGCTCAACATCCCAGTCGCCCTCTGCGGGGCGGTCGTCGCGCTCTGGCTCACCGGCCAGACCATCAACCTGATGACGCTGGGCGGCCTCGCCCTCGCCATCGGCATCCTGGTCGACGAGGCGACGGTCGAGATGGAGAACATCCACGCGAAACTGGAACACGAGCACGCGGACGACGTCCCGCGCGCCGTCCGCCAGGGCAATTTGGACACCGCCGTGCCGCGGCTGCTCGCGATGCTCTGCATCCTCGCCGTCTTCATCCCGTCGTTCTTCATGCAGGGGGCGGCCCAGGCCCTCTTCGCGCCCCTCTCGCTCGCCGTCGGCTTCGCCATGGTCTCCTCCTACCTCCTGTCGAGCACCTTCGTCCCCGTCCTCTCGGTCTGGCTGCTCAAGAATCGACGCCGGCCCGAAGGCCGCCCCGGAAGGCGGACGACGTTCGACGCGACGCGGGACGCTTATGGGCGATTCCTGGGATGGGTCGTCCGACTCCGCTGGCTGGTCGTCCCCGCTTATCTCGCCTCGGCCTTGCTCATCACCTACGGGGTGGGCCGACGTCTCGGCATGGAGATCTTCCCGCGAGTCGACGCCGGGCGATTCCAGATCCGCATCAAGGCGGCGGCCGGCACGCGGATCGAGAAGACCGAACAGATCGCCAGGGCGGCGCTCGCGGCCGTGGACGAGGACGCGGGCGAGGGGGCGGTCGAGATCTCCGTCGGCTACGTCGGCCTGATCCCGTCGAGCTATCCCATCAACGCGATCTATCAATGGACCGCGGGGCCGGAGGAGGTGGTCCTCCGCGTCGCGCTCCGCCACGACGCCGGCGTGGACGTCGAGGCCCTCAAGCGGCGGCTCCGCGACAAGCTCGGCCGCGAGATGCCGGATGTGCGTTTCTCCTTCGAGCCGGCCGACATCGTCAGCGACGTCATGAGCTTCGGTTCGCCGACCCCCGTCGAGGTCGCCGTCAGCGGCCCGGCGTACGCGGACGTCCGGGCCCACGCGGCGAAGGTCAAGGACGAGCTCGCGAAGGTCTCCTCGCTGCGGGACCTGCAATACGCCCAGGCGCTCGACTACCCGACCGTGAGCGTCGACATCGACCGCGAGCGGGCCGGCCTGAGCGGCGTCACCGTCGAGGAGATCTCCCGCTCGCTCGTGACCGCCACGTCGTCGAGCCGTTTCGTCGTGCCCAATTACTGGCCCGACCCCAAGACCGGCATCGGCTATCAGGTCCAGGTCGAGATCCCCCCGGTCGTCATGGATTCGATGAGGCAGGTCGAGACGATCCCCGTCCAGCGCGCCGGCGGGCCGTCGGTGCTGATGCGAGACGTCGCCGAGGTGCGACGCGGGTCGATGCCGGGCGAGTTCGACCGCTACAACATGAAGCGCTCCATCAGCCTGACGGCGAACATCGCCGGCGAGGACCTGGGGCGGGCCGCGACCCGGGTCGCCGAAGCCATCAAGCGGGCGGGGGACCCGCCGAAGGGGGTCGTCGTCGACGTCCGCGGGCAGATCGTCCCCATGCGCGAGATCCTCGCCGGGCTCTCCGTCGGCCTCGCCATGTCGATCCTCGTCATCCTGCTCCTGCTCACGGCGAACTTCCAATCCCTGAGGCTGGCCCTCGTCGCCGCCTCCACCGCCCCCGCGGTCGTGTGCGGCGTGGTCGTCGCCCTCTGGGTTACGGGGACGACCATCAACCTCCAGTCGTTCATGGGGGCGATCATGGCCGTCGGGGTCGCCGTCGCGAACGCCATCCTGCTCGTGACCTTCGCCGAGCGGCGGCGTCGCGAGTCCGACGCCGGGGCGGCGGAGGCCGCGCTGGACGGCGCCAGGGGGCGGCTCAGGCCCATCCTCATGACGAGCTGTGCAATGACGGCGGGGATGGTCCCCCTGGCCCTCGGCCTCGGCGAGGGGGGCGAGCAGACCGCTCCGCTCGGCCGGGCCGTCATCGGCGGGCTCGTCGCCGGGACCCTGGCGACCCTGTTCGTGCTCCCGTCCCTCTTCGCCCTCGTCCAGGCCCGGTCGAGCAGGCGGTCGGCTTCCGTCGACCCGGACGACCCGGAGAGCCGCTACTTCGATCACCCGGCGGCGGACATGCCGGGCGACTCCCCGAACGGGCCGCCTTTCGAAGCCGCGACGGCCTCGCATGGCGAGGGCCGCCGGGGACTTCCCGGGGAGCCCCACCGATGA